In Bacillota bacterium, the following proteins share a genomic window:
- a CDS encoding 30S ribosomal protein S21, translating to MSEVRVRENESLDSALKRFKRQCAKAGVLAEVRKREHYEKPSVRKKKKSEAARKRKYR from the coding sequence GTGTCTGAAGTAAGGGTTAGAGAAAATGAATCACTTGATAGTGCCCTAAAGAGGTTCAAGAGGCAATGTGCCAAAGCTGGAGTATTGGCCGAAGTAAGAAAAAGGGAACACTATGAGAAACCAAGTGTAAGGAAAAAAAAGAAATCTGAAGCTGCAAGAAAAAGGAAATACAGATAA